A genomic stretch from Gopherus flavomarginatus isolate rGopFla2 chromosome 3, rGopFla2.mat.asm, whole genome shotgun sequence includes:
- the IL21 gene encoding interleukin-21 — MLLSAAAPTKLRYKELVKTVIELKKIVKVKDVELLNTPEDSESKCLSSTFNCFQNASLHLEPANSQSSRNFDVMITRLRRPIIIDTITDVNCSPCESYAKEAPRQFLDSFLSLLQERIRNLHI; from the exons ATGCTGCTGAGTGCAGCTGCACCAACAAAGTTAAGATACAAGGAGCTTGTAAAGACAGTCATTGAGTTGAAAAAAATAGTGAAAGTTAAG GATGTTGAACTTCTGAATACGCCAGAAGACTCTGAG AGTAAATGCCTCTCTTCCACTTTTAACTGCTTCCAGAATGCAAGCTTACACTTAGAACCAGCAAACAGCCAATCGTCTCGTAATTTTGACGTCATGATTACGAGGTTGAGGAGACCGATTATTATAGACACCATTACTGATGTG AATTGTTCTCCATGTGAATCTTATGCTAAAGAAGCCCCTAGACAATTTTTGGATAGCTTTCTATCACTGCTACAGGAG AGAATCAGAAACCTTCACATTTAG